One uncultured Cohaesibacter sp. genomic window, AATTAACTTTAGAATTTTTGATCTTGTCAAGCTCTATCGATCAATGACTATCATTCGGGTAATATTGTTTGATCACGCCAACTGCGTGGAGATAGCTTGATGATTGAAACCGCATCCCTTTCCGACCTGCTATCTCGGCACAAGGCTGGCTATTCGCTGGCTCAGGGCTTCTATACTTCGCCCGAGATCTATGAAGCGGATCTTGCAGCCATATTTTATCGTGAATGGCTCTTTGCGCTTCCTGCCTGTTCGCTTGAGAAAACCGGTAGCTATGAGCGGATCAAGATCGGGGCCTATGACGTAATCGTGCTGAAACGTCAGGATGGCGAGATCGTCGCCTTTCACAACACCTGCCGTCATCGCGGATCGATCATCTGCGCGGCAACGCAAGGGCGCGTGGCCAATCTGACCTGTCCCTATCATCAGTGGGACCTATGACCTGAGTGGCAAGCTTCTCTGGGCGCGGGACATGGGTGAGGATTTTGACCCGTCGCAACATGGCCTCAAGCCCGTTCATTGTCGCTCGGTCGCCGGGCTCATCTATATCTGTCTTGCCGATGTGCCGCCCGATTTTGACGCATTCTGTCAGACGGTCGAGCCTTATCTCGCCAAGCATGATCTCAGCAATGCCAAGGTCGCGCGCAGCTCGACCATCGTTGAGGGAGGGAACTGGAAGCTTGTCTGGGAGAATAACCGCGAATGCTATCATTGCGCGGGCAACCATCCGGATCTCTGCCGTACTTATCCGAAGATCCTGCCATCACCGGCGTGACGCCGGATGGTGTCTTTCCCGATGTGGTCGAGAAGCATTTCGAGCGGCTTGAAAGTGCAGGCGTTCCCTCCCGGTTCCAGATGGCCGATGACGGGCATTTCCGCATCGCGCGCATGCCGCTGCTTGAAGGAGCGGAGAGCTACACGATCAATGGCAAAATCGCGGTGCGCAAGCGTCTCGGACAGGTGCCGTTTCTTGATGCCGGTGCGTTGTTGATGTTCCACTATCCAACGACTTGGAACCATTTCCTTTCTGACCATTCGATCACCTTCCGCGTGACGCCGATCAGCCCGATGGAGACGGCGGTCACGACGACGTGGCTGGTCAACAAGGATGCGGTTGCAGGGATAGACTATGACCTTGAAAATCTGACGCGAGTCTGGACACGCACCAACGAGGAAGACCGCGAGGTGGTCGAGAATAACCAGCAGGGGATCAACACGCCGGTCTATGAACCCGGCCCCTATTCGGCGCGGGCAGAGGACGGGGTGATGCAGTTCATCGACTGGTATCTGGGCCGGATGCGCTCATCCCTGTCTCCAGCTTCGATCGCTGCGGAGTGAATGAATGATTTTGAAGGCCAATTCTGCCCTCCGCGACAGCTGGACCGATGACGAGCTGCTCGAGTGTGTCTCCCTGCTGCCCGAAACGAAGGATGTGGTCACGATCTGCTTTCAGGCACCGTCCGGGCGGCCTTTTGGATTTGATGCAGGCCAGTTCATCACGCTCGAGTTGCCGGTGCCCGGCGGACCTCTCTACCGCACCTACACCATCTCCTCGTCACCTTCGCGGCCTTTGTCGCTGACGATCACCATCAAGGCTCAACCGGACTCGATCGGCAGCCGTTGGTTGATGGATCATCTCAAACCGGGCATGATGCTCAAGGCCATTGGACCGACAGGGGTGTTTACCACCACCGAGCATCCGGCGAGCAAATATCTTTTCATCTCGGCCGGATCGGGGATAACGCCGATGATGTCGATGACCGCCGAGATCTATGATATCGGGCGCTCGTGCGACGTCGTGCTGGTCAATTGTGCCCGTCGTCCATCCGAGATCATTTTCCGTGAGCGTCTGGAGCATATCGCCTCTCGCGTCGAGGGGATCGACATCAAGTGGGTTGTGGAAGAGCGGGACCCGTTCAAGCCATGGACGGGGTTTCAGGGTCGCTTCAACCAGCTGATGCTGGGGCTTGTCGCGCCGGACTATCTGGAGCGCGAGGTCTTCTGTTGTGGGCCGGAGCCTTTCATGCAGGCGGTGCGAGAAGCGCTGTCGGTGCTTGGGTTCGACATGGACCATTATCATCAGGAGAGTTTTCATCCTCCTGAAGGCATCGGCGAAAGCACGCCTTATGACGCGGCAGAGGACGATAGTCTGCCGCAAGAGGATGAGCTGGCGGAGATTCTGTTCGATCTGTCGGGTGTCAAGCAGAGCTGTCCTGAGACCGAGACCGTGCTGAGTGCTGCGCGCGGGGCAGGGGTCGCCATTCCATCCGGCTGCACCTTCGGGGTTTGCGGCACCTGCAAGATCCGCAAGCTGTCCGGCGAGGTGCAGATGGTGCATAGCGGCGGCATCACCGACGACGAGATCGAGGAAGGCTATATCCTTGCCTGCTGTTCCTACCCGCGTGGCAAGGTCGAACTGGATATCTGAGGGTGAACCCGTCCTGAAGTCCATGACAGACGAAGATCGGTGTCTGCTCTCTAGGGGTGCAGAACGTATTTCAGAATACGGACATTGCACATGCCGCCATCAGTGTCGCTGCAATCAAGCATTAAGTCTCGCATTTTAAACAATCCTTGTTAGAAAATTTTAAAAGCGGCTTGCAATGACGGTGCTGTCCGCCCCATAGATTGGGGTGTCTTTGAACGAAGCGGCAAGGATCGCTTCTAAGTTATAAATGTATACTTTGTTGTCGTGCTTCACTGCCGAATGAATTGTATATCGTAAAATTCGAATGGAGCTATTTAAATGGCCCTGCAATCTATTTTTCATTGCGCGGAAAAGGCGGCTGAACTGATAGATGGACTGGATTATTCTGACGTTATAGACGATGTCATCAGTGTGGCGCTGTCGAGTGATTTCAAGTTTCACAAATATGCATGTGTGACAATCGCTTCGTTGTTGACCAACTATAAGGGCTCGAAGCCTTTATGCGTATATCTGCTGATCGACAAGGAGCTGGCTAGGGAAGACGCGGAAAATTTCGCTGCATTGCAAGACATACATCCATTTGAATTCAGACCAATTGTCGTCGACGGCACGAAATATCAGAATGTGAGAATTACGCTGGGGATTACTGTTGCCACATACTATCGATTGAAATTGCACGAAGTTTTACCCAGCAGCTGTAACAAGGTCATCTATCTTGATAGTGATCTCATTGTATTGCATTGCCTTAGCGACTTGTATCATATCGATCTCGGACGCAGCATAGTGGGGGGCGTTGAGGATTCTATCAGCAAGATATTCGTTGATCGGTTTACGCAACATCCGCAAGTCGAGCATTTCAATGCGGGTGTTCTTCTTATCAACTTGAGAAAACTTCGCGACATACAATTTTACCGACATCGCAAACGAATATATCGATTATCAAAAATACACGATCCTGCTTGGTGATCAGCAGATTTTCACGTCCATTCTGGGACTAAGGTCTTTGAAATTACCGATCAAGTGGAACGTTCACGGCAGCATGTTCGATGACAACTGGATGGAACGGCATGTAGGGATTTTCAATGCGATGGACGAGTGTGACTGTCGAGCCGCGATCAATGACCCCTGCGGTTATCCATTACACTTTCAAAAGCAAGCCCTGGTTATCGCGAGACCATCCAAGATCGGATGACTGGTTTCACTATGCAGCAAGAACAAATTACAAGATTGCTTCCGGAAATCAGAAAGAGCGTTCATGATGGATAGCTTCAAAAAATCCATCAAGAGATTGGCTGGATATCTTCACAGTGTTCTTCAGTTGCGTCACACCCGATTGGGTGTCGAGGATCTCGGTGCTCGTCTGGCCAAAGTTGAGCAGCAAATCAGAGACACGGAGCGGCAGCTTCAAACCAACCGGGAAATGCTGGAGTTTTGCTCGCTCGACCTACAGAACCGCATGGTATCTGAGAGGGCCAAAGTCGCCTTTGATCCGGGGAAGCTGTTCTCAGATCGGGAAGATATGGCGGTTGTATATTCGCCCACTGATGACAAGGACTTCGATGGGGGACCCAACGAGCATCTGAAAAATCTGCTCAAAACGCCCTTCATATCAAATAGCAATTTCCAGTCCGCCGAATTGATTGCCCTGACCAAAATGACGCCAGACAGTCCGGATTTTCTGGGAAGTCTGGTGCGGTCAAAAAGCAACGACATACCGCTATATTTCTTCCAGACAACTTTCTTTGGGGCCTATGCGAGCCCGTTTGACAAAAAGTCGGGCTACACAGAGAAAAAGGCTCTGGGATTCATCGTTGATGATTTGGGGTTCCACTTTGACTCGAGACTTCCGTCGCGGCTTGAGCTGAGCCTGAACGACAAAGACCTGTCGCTCACCGCAGAGCAGCAATCCGAGGCAAGGCGGCTGATTGATAGACTCATCCGTCGCCGGATCACCAAATATAACAAGTATGTCAGTGCGGACGCTGCGCCGACCGATCTGCCGGAAGGGTCTGTTCTTGTCATTGATCAGAACAGACAGGATGCGTCGGTCAGATATTGCGGTGCTGGTCCATCCGCATTTGATGACATGCTGAAGGCTGCGATTGCGGAAAACCCGCACAAGCGTGTGTATGTCAAGGCTCATCCGGACAACAGGCGCGCGGCCGGCGAGGCGTTTGCAACAAAAGCAGGGGCTGAGCTGCTGCCGGACAACATCTCTGTTGTTGATGCTCTGGAGGCGGCAAGCAGCGTCTATACGGTTTCCTCTCAGGTCGGGTTCGAGGCTTTGCTGCGAGGCATCCATGTGGTTGTCTGGGGACAGCCATTTTATGCGGGCTGGGGGCTAACGGATGATCGCTGTCCACTGCCGCGCCGACAGGCGACGAGGACCATTGAAGAGCTGTTCTATATCGCCTGCATCAAGCACTCGATCTATATCGATCCTGCAACCGGCAGACATACGGTCCTGAACAGCACCATCGATCGCTTTCTTGATATGAGGAAGTGAAGCAGCCACTGCCATTGATCAGACCTGTTTCCGCTTCACACAGTGGCAAGGAAAGAGGGTCAAGAGGGCAGGTCAATGTCGTAGCCAAATCTGTCGAAATCAACGCGATAGTGGCTGCTTACAAGCTCTAACGTTGCATCATCATACATCGACATGAACGACTCTTGTGGTTCGCGTCTTGAGGCATTCACTTTGACGAGAGGGTGGGCTTTGATGTCGAACTTATTGCAGAATTCCCCGAAGTCAGCCTCCAGATTCTCGAAGCGGATAATTTCCAACTGCGTTTTGAAACTGTCCTTTGCGATCAAATAGTCGTTCATCGGTTTGAAATGATCAATTGGAGCCACTTTTCTGCTGGCTTCCAAGCTAGGGAAGTCGGGTTTCAGCACAAATGAGCACCAATCTTTGAAGTCATAATAGGAGGCGAATGCAGCAGCAATCTGGGGTCTGGGAAGAGAGTTGTTGTATCTGGGGTCGTATTGCCATCTCTTGAGATGGTAATAGAAGGAGACAAGTCTGTCATAAGGGTTTCGAACAACCGCCAAAGCGACCCATTTACCTTTGGGATTGTGGCTGTTCTGAAACTCGGAAAGAGTTTGATGTTTCGGTAGTTTCATCTCTTCGGGCAGAAGGATCTGGTTCTTGTTTTCTTCTCCGATGCTTGTCAAAGCCGTGGCGATTGCCTCCCCGCCTGTTTTGGGAAGATGAATGAACACGATCTTGGTCTGGTTCCTATGAAATTTGTTAAGTATCTGTTCTAGCATGTACTTAGCCTTCGGTTCATTCCGCTATGCCATTGAAGTGACTAGTGCTTCCAACACGTTATTTTAGATCAATGCTCTCGAAAGAAATGAATTTTTCTCCGCGGTATAGCGTGCTCTCCGGTCATTGATTCAAGTTCATTGTAGAAGCTGTGCTGGTTCATAGCTACATCGCACAATCGTTGTTCAGATTATTCTCTGGCTAACCGATTGCAAACAGCCAATATCTTTCGGTAAAAGTGGAATCTCGAAGAAAAAGCGCTTCTTAATGACTTCTGGTATTTTGTGTTTTTATGTCCAAATTATTCTCAGTTGATCTTATTTGCTCCGAAATGTATGCGACCTCGTGAGTTGTTCCGTGGATGACAAAATTTTCTATTAGATTCTCGAATTAAAAAGTTTAAATGTCCTAATATTGAAATATTTGTCTTTGTTAAATTTCGTATTATTGTATTGGTTTGAAACGCTATATTTAAAATTTTATTTTCGAATTCAGCGTTGATTTGCATTTGAATTTAAGTGACGTTGGACCCGGATCCGATCTGCTTTCTTAAATTTTCCCAGATTGAATAAGCACCAAGGAAAATAGTCGGTCAAAATGAGGATGGAATATATATGTCTGAAGATGTGAGTTTTATCTTGGTGACCTATTCTCAAGGGCAAGTTTTCGCCAGGAGCCAAGAAGTTCTTTCAAATACCTTTCTTCAATTCAGTGAAGAAAATTCAGAGCAAGGAAAATTTCCTCGGGCCATAAGCTTAAGATATTCTGAAGATACAATCCGATTGTGTTCCTGGTATAAAAATATTTCTGACCTGAAAAATGATGCTGGTTATGCCGGCGAAATTTACTATTGGGCGTGGAAGCCGCATATTTTGTTAGATGTAATCAATAATATAAGTAAAGAAGGCGAT contains:
- a CDS encoding glycosyltransferase; its protein translation is MALQSIFHCAEKAAELIDGLDYSDVIDDVISVALSSDFKFHKYACVTIASLLTNYKGSKPLCVYLLIDKELAREDAENFAALQDIHPFEFRPIVVDGTKYQNVRITLGITVATYYRLKLHEVLPSSCNKVIYLDSDLIVLHCLSDLYHIDLGRSIVGGVEDSISKIFVDRFTQHPQVEHFNAGVLLINLRKLRDIQFYRHRKRIYRLSKIHDPAW
- a CDS encoding sulfotransferase family 2 domain-containing protein, with translation MLEQILNKFHRNQTKIVFIHLPKTGGEAIATALTSIGEENKNQILLPEEMKLPKHQTLSEFQNSHNPKGKWVALAVVRNPYDRLVSFYYHLKRWQYDPRYNNSLPRPQIAAAFASYYDFKDWCSFVLKPDFPSLEASRKVAPIDHFKPMNDYLIAKDSFKTQLEIIRFENLEADFGEFCNKFDIKAHPLVKVNASRREPQESFMSMYDDATLELVSSHYRVDFDRFGYDIDLPS
- a CDS encoding hybrid-cluster NAD(P)-dependent oxidoreductase — translated: MILKANSALRDSWTDDELLECVSLLPETKDVVTICFQAPSGRPFGFDAGQFITLELPVPGGPLYRTYTISSSPSRPLSLTITIKAQPDSIGSRWLMDHLKPGMMLKAIGPTGVFTTTEHPASKYLFISAGSGITPMMSMTAEIYDIGRSCDVVLVNCARRPSEIIFRERLEHIASRVEGIDIKWVVEERDPFKPWTGFQGRFNQLMLGLVAPDYLEREVFCCGPEPFMQAVREALSVLGFDMDHYHQESFHPPEGIGESTPYDAAEDDSLPQEDELAEILFDLSGVKQSCPETETVLSAARGAGVAIPSGCTFGVCGTCKIRKLSGEVQMVHSGGITDDEIEEGYILACCSYPRGKVELDI